The following coding sequences are from one Mycolicibacterium aichiense window:
- a CDS encoding pyridoxal phosphate-dependent aminotransferase, with protein MTGPHVAGRPAPVSRLQPYAVTIFAEMSALAARIGAVNLGQGFPDEDGPAGMLAAAQQAIAEGVNQYPPGLGIAPLREAIAAQRKRQYDVDYDPETEVLVTVGATEAIAAAILGLVEPGSDVLLIEPFYDSYSPVIAMAGSRRVPVPLVPDGRGFALDVDALRAAVTPNTRALIVNSPHNPTGMVLADRDLQALAALAVDADLLVITDEVYEHLVFDDKRHLPLAAYPGMAERTLTISSAAKMFNCTGWKIGWVCGRPDLIAGVRAAKQYLSYVGGAPFQPAVAYALNSEEAWVRALRDSLQAKRDRLSTALTELGFGVHDSAGTYFVCADPRPLGYSDSTQFCAELPTRAGVAAIPMSAFCDPHSPHIGEWNHLVRFAFCKRDDTLDEAIRRLGALKGGRDLP; from the coding sequence ATGACGGGTCCCCATGTCGCCGGCCGTCCGGCTCCGGTCTCGAGGCTGCAGCCGTACGCGGTGACGATCTTCGCCGAGATGTCGGCGCTGGCCGCCCGGATCGGCGCGGTGAATCTCGGCCAGGGCTTCCCGGACGAGGACGGCCCCGCCGGAATGCTGGCGGCCGCGCAGCAAGCGATCGCCGAGGGTGTCAATCAATACCCGCCCGGATTGGGCATCGCCCCCCTGCGCGAGGCGATCGCCGCCCAGCGCAAACGGCAGTACGACGTCGACTACGACCCGGAGACCGAGGTGCTGGTCACCGTCGGCGCCACCGAGGCGATCGCGGCCGCCATCCTCGGTCTGGTCGAACCGGGCTCGGATGTGCTGTTGATCGAGCCGTTCTACGACTCCTACTCCCCTGTCATCGCGATGGCCGGCAGCAGGCGGGTGCCGGTGCCGCTGGTGCCCGACGGCCGCGGCTTCGCCCTCGACGTCGACGCCCTGCGTGCCGCGGTGACGCCGAACACCCGCGCGCTGATCGTGAACTCCCCGCACAACCCCACCGGCATGGTGCTCGCGGACCGCGACCTGCAGGCGCTGGCGGCACTCGCTGTCGACGCCGACCTGCTGGTGATCACCGATGAGGTCTACGAGCATCTGGTGTTCGACGACAAACGGCACCTGCCGCTGGCGGCCTACCCCGGGATGGCCGAGCGCACGCTGACGATCTCCAGTGCCGCCAAGATGTTCAACTGCACCGGTTGGAAGATCGGCTGGGTGTGCGGCAGGCCGGATCTGATTGCCGGGGTGCGGGCGGCCAAGCAGTACCTGAGCTATGTGGGTGGCGCACCGTTCCAGCCCGCGGTGGCCTACGCGCTGAATTCCGAAGAGGCCTGGGTGAGAGCTCTGCGAGACTCGTTGCAGGCCAAGCGGGATCGGCTGTCGACGGCGTTGACCGAGTTGGGCTTCGGCGTGCACGACAGTGCGGGTACGTACTTTGTGTGCGCCGATCCGCGGCCGCTGGGATATTCCGACAGCACTCAGTTCTGCGCCGAGTTGCCGACCAGAGCCGGGGTAGCCGCGATTCCGATGTCGGCGTTCTGCGATCCGCACTCTCCGCACATCGGCGAGTGGAATCACTTGGTGCGCTTCGCTTTCTGCAAGCGCGACGACACCCTTGATGAGGCGATCCGCCGGCTTGGCGCGCTAAAGGGCGGCCGCGACCTCCCATAG
- a CDS encoding acetyl-CoA C-acetyltransferase, protein MSEEAFIYEAIRTPRGKQRGGSLNEVKPLNLVVGLIEELRSRFPDLDENLISDVILGCVSPVGDQGADIARTAVIAAGMPDTVGGVQLNRFCASGLEAVNTAAQKVRSGWDDLVLAGGVESMSRVPMGSDGGAMFTDPATVFDNYIVPQGIGADLIATIEGFSREDVDAYAAQSQERAAAAWSGGYFAKSVVPVKDQNGLLILDHDEHMRPGTTVESLGKLKSAFEGLAAMAGFDDVALQKYHWVEKINHVHTGGNSSGIVDGAALVLIGSEAAGKSQGLTPRARIVATATSGADATIMLTGPTPATRKVLDRAGLTVDDIDLFELNEAFASVVLKFQKDLNIPSEKLNVNGGAIAMGHPLGATGAMITGTMVDELERRGAKRALITLCIGGGMGVATIIERV, encoded by the coding sequence ATGTCCGAAGAAGCCTTCATCTACGAGGCCATCCGAACCCCGCGCGGTAAGCAGCGCGGCGGATCGCTCAACGAAGTCAAGCCGCTGAACCTCGTGGTCGGGCTGATCGAGGAGCTGCGCTCGCGCTTCCCCGACCTCGACGAGAACCTGATCAGCGACGTCATCCTGGGCTGCGTCTCCCCGGTCGGCGACCAGGGCGCCGACATCGCCCGCACCGCGGTGATCGCGGCCGGGATGCCCGACACCGTCGGCGGCGTCCAGCTGAACCGCTTCTGCGCGTCCGGCCTCGAGGCCGTCAACACCGCAGCGCAGAAGGTCCGCTCCGGCTGGGACGACCTGGTGCTCGCCGGTGGCGTCGAGTCGATGAGCCGCGTCCCGATGGGCTCGGACGGCGGTGCGATGTTCACCGACCCCGCCACCGTGTTCGACAACTACATCGTGCCGCAGGGCATCGGCGCCGACCTGATCGCCACGATCGAAGGCTTCTCCCGGGAGGACGTCGACGCCTACGCCGCGCAGTCCCAGGAGCGCGCCGCCGCGGCGTGGTCGGGCGGCTACTTCGCCAAGTCCGTGGTCCCGGTCAAGGACCAGAACGGTCTGCTGATCCTCGACCACGACGAGCACATGCGTCCCGGCACCACCGTGGAGAGCCTCGGCAAGCTCAAGTCCGCCTTCGAGGGACTGGCCGCGATGGCCGGCTTCGACGACGTGGCGCTGCAGAAGTACCACTGGGTCGAGAAGATCAACCACGTCCACACCGGCGGCAACAGCTCCGGCATCGTCGACGGCGCCGCTCTGGTGCTCATCGGTAGCGAAGCCGCGGGCAAGTCGCAGGGCCTGACCCCGCGAGCGCGCATCGTGGCCACCGCCACCAGCGGCGCGGACGCGACGATCATGCTGACCGGCCCCACGCCGGCCACCCGCAAGGTGCTCGACCGCGCCGGTCTGACCGTCGACGACATCGACCTGTTCGAGCTCAACGAGGCTTTCGCGTCGGTGGTGCTGAAGTTCCAGAAGGACCTGAACATCCCGAGCGAGAAGCTCAACGTCAACGGCGGCGCGATCGCGATGGGTCACCCGCTGGGCGCCACCGGCGCCATGATCACCGGCACCATGGTCGACGAACTCGAGCGCCGCGGCGCCAAGCGCGCGCTCATCACGCTGTGCATCGGCGGCGGTATGGGT